From a single Daphnia pulex isolate KAP4 chromosome 2, ASM2113471v1 genomic region:
- the LOC124203643 gene encoding bumetanide-sensitive sodium-(potassium)-chloride cotransporter-like has protein sequence MDNEAFENSVSKSSLEERRKSSVRKVENHRRITLATITSGVVMDTSANDPVNRNHPADTITSVASMTFTANPSRKISRDAAPHIDNYRTGYKTQLSLTRPTLPELYDPTGNGQDPVEKRADPTNQDNLNRDKFGWIEGVLIRNMMSIWGVMLFLRLSWVVGQAGIGETLVIIAISTFITLVTALSMSAISTNGEIGGGGTYFVMSRILGPEFGGSIGIIFAIANAMDCSLNVVGFAQAVQDMMMEYGGVIIVDGGLNDIRIIGTLTLIFICAICGLGAKYETKMKDVMFIIMLASLTNFITGSIMGPSSEAEEARGFIGYSIDLLNENWKPSYTITSGQMQNFISVFSVYFPASIGILAGANVSGDLRDPNKAIPKGTILAIIICSISYAGVAIICAATVTRAATGFVEDLQNGTNLNCNDTIECNYGLYYDYQAMALVSAFAPLNYVGCFAATLSSALSDFVSCPALLEVIAADKLYPYWMVGFWGKGYGPSKQPLRAFAFTFVLALAFVLIAELDMIALLISNFFLATFALMNFSTFHVSLIKPIGWRPTFKYYNTWLSLLTGLLSIASMILISLPIALITIAIVLFFYLVVLYRSPEVNWGSSTQAQTYRAALTSIQQLVHIEEHVKNYRPQILVLTGLPNTRPALVDFAYLICKNNSLMVCGNVVEERLTFEMRSNLQQKAYRYLRFTNIKGFCSVADNSNLHTGVAAMLGLTGVGKVKPNILMMGYKNDWLTCDRNALDQYVLTIHTGFEMNVSVAILRLKEGLDCSGIIADIDDLILKAPTKKAKENSTVNVETVVSTTTIQIEIRPAKEGGTKKDKKKKKNKLEQKISLRDPTGNPLPKSVLNSIILFQRKQKKDTIDIWWLSDDGGLTLLLPVIINRRSNWSETKLRIFCTASGVHELENEQKGMAILLSKFRIDYSDLVIITDVDEAPKSKTKKWFDGLIRPFLQPGTNGPHITEGELEAYQYKTDRYLRLRELLLDHSSDSNLVVMTLPIPRKGAFSAPLYMAWLEALTANMPPFMLVRGNQTSVLTFYS, from the exons CTCGACCAACACTGCCGGAATTATACGATCCTACTGGAAATGGCCAG GACCCAGTTGAGAAGAGAGCGGATCCCACCAATCAGGATAATTTGAACCGCGACAAGTTCGGCTGGATCGAAGGAGTTTTAATCCGCAACATGATGAGTATTTGGGGTGTCATGCTCTTTCTCAGGCTCTCCTGGGTGGTGGGACAAGCGGGAATAG gGGAAACTTTGGTTATCATTGCAATTTCAACCTTTATCACTTTGGTAACGGCCTTATCCATGTCCGCCATATCAACCAACGGAGAAATAGGAGGAG GTGGAACCTACTTTGTCAT GTCGAGAATATTGGGTCCAGAATTTGGTGGATCCATCGGAATCATCTTTGCTATCGCCAACGCGATGGATTGCTCTCTTAACGTCGTCGGTTTCGCTCAAGCCGTGCAGGACATGATGATGGAATACGGCGGAGTAATTATTGTCGATGGAGGACTGAACGACATTCGGATCATCGGCACCCTCACTTTGATATTCATTTGCGCAATCTGCGGTCTTGGAGCCAAATATGAAACAAAG ATGAAGGATGTCATGTTTATCATCATGTTGGCCTCGTTAACTAATTTTATTACTGGGAGTATTATGGGGCCTTCTTCCGAGGCGGAAGAAGCAAGAGGATTCATTGGCTATAGCA TTGATTTGCTCAACGAAAACTGGAAACCATCTTACACCATTACCAGTGGACAGATGCAGAATTTCATTTCCGTTTTCTCCGTCTATTTTCCGGCCAGTATCGGAATCCTCGCCGGAGCTAACGTTTCTGGTGACTTGAGG gaCCCAAACAAAGCTATTCCCAAAGGGACGATATTAGCCATCATCATATGCAGTATTTCCTACGCCGGAGTAGCTATCATTTGTGCTGCCACGGTTACCCGCGCAG CTACTGGATTTGTCGAGGACCTGCAAAATGGTACAAACTTGAATTGCAATGATACAATCGAATGCAATTATGGACTGTACTATGATTATCAG GCGATGGCGCTAGTTTCTGCGTTTGCTCCTCTCAACTACGTGGGATGTTTTGCCGCCACTTTAAGTTCAGCCCTTTcggattttgtttcttgtccgGCCTTGCTTGAAGTCATCGCTGCGGATAAGCTCTATCCTTACTGGATGGTCGGATTTTGGGGGAAAGGATACGGACCATCAAAACAGCCACTCCGGGCGTTTGCTTTCACTTTCGTGTTGGCATTAGCCTTCGTACTTATTG CCGAACTCGACATGATTGCGCTActcatttccaactttttcctCGCCACGTTCGCCCTGATGAACTTTTCGACATTTCACGTTAGTTTAATCAAACCTATCGGCTGGCGACCTACGTTTAAA TATTACAACACTTGGCTGAGTCTGTTGACAGGACTCTTGTCAATCGCATCCATGATCCTCATCAGTCTTCCCATAGCGTTGATAACGATAGCTAttgttctcttcttctacttgGTCGTTCTTTACCGAAGTCCAG AGGTGAACTGGGGATCGTCTACCCAAGCACAAACTTATCGCGCCGCTCTAACGAGTATTCAACAACTCGTTCACATCGAGGAACACGTTAAGAATTACAGGCCACAAATTTTGGTACTAACGGGACTCCCCAACACTCGTCCTGCTCTGGTTGACTTTGCCTATCTcatctgtaaaaataattcccTGATGGTCTGTGGAAATGTTGTCGAG GAAAGATTAACATTTGAAATGCGCTCCAATCTACAACAAAAAGCTTATCGATACCTGCGATTCACCAACATCAAGGGATTCTGTTCTGTTGCGGATAATTCAAATCTTCACACTGGCGTGGCTGCTATGCTGGGTCTCACCGGAGTCGGAAAAGTGAAGCCCAACATCTTGATGATGGGTTACAAAAACGATTGGTTAACCTGCGACAGAAATGCACTGGATCAATACGTGTTGACTATACA TACGGGATTCGAAATGAACGTGTCTGTGGCCATCCTTCGTCTCAAAGAAGGATTAGACTGCTCGGGAATAATTGCCGACATCgacgatttgattttgaaagcTCCTACCAAAAAGGCCAAAGAAAATTCCACAGTTAATG TCGAAACCGTAGTGTCTACtactacaattcaaattgaaattcgacCCGCTAAGGAAGGAGGGACCaagaaagacaagaagaaaaagaaaaacaagttggaaCAGAAAATTTCATTGAG AGATCCTACCGGAAACCCACTGCCAAAAAGCGTACTCAACAGCATTATCTTATTccaaagaaaacagaagaaagaTACAATCGACATCTGGTGGCTAAGTGACGATGGAG GATTGACTCTACTTCTACCGGTCATTATTAACAGACGATCGAACTGGTCGGAAACTAAATTAAGAATATTCTGCACGGCGTCTGGTGTTCACGAACTGGAAAATGAACAGAAAGG GATGGCGATTTTGCTGTCCAAATTTCGCATCGATTACTCCGATCTAGTGATAATTACTGACGTTGACGAAGCtcccaaaagtaaaacaaaaaagtggttTGATGGCCTGATTCGACCTTTCCTACAACCAGGGACTAACG GGCCTCACATAACGGAAGGGGAACTCGAAGCTTACCAATATAAAACAGATCGTTACCTCCGACTGAGGGAGTTACTCCTGGATCACTCTTCGGACTCGAACTTGGTCGTTAT GACCTTACCGATACCCCGAAAAGGAGCGTTTAGTGCCCCACTTTACATGGCTTGGTTGGAAGCACTCACTGCTAATATGCCACCGTTCATGCTCGTCCGCGGAAATCAAACATCtgttttgacattttattcttga